The following are encoded in a window of Roseivirga misakiensis genomic DNA:
- a CDS encoding exonuclease domain-containing protein, producing the protein MYAIVDIETTGSAAAYGKITEIAILIHDGQRVVDEYQTLINPECGIPMGITSLTGISNEMVMNAPKFYEVAKDIHQLLEGNIFVAHNVNFDYSFIKKEFVELGGTLNLPKLCTVRLSRKIFPGLKSYSLGRLADHFQIENAARHRAMGDARATAELMDLLIQNDSGQIKEFLKKNSKESDLPPNLPKETFANLPELTGVYYFHDEHGKVLYVGKANNIKGRVRNHFSSTDVIYKQGLKDQIRDITFELCGDEMIAFLLESFEIKRLFPPFNKAQKYPSRKYGIYHYEDSRGYHRLSIGKVQKGHIPLKSFTSFDKARTFLIQFVKEHGLDPELCSLPASMMKYFGYSFAASDQEALKERFKNALASINEVKDTYCLFGEGRTIGERSVVLVEEGLYRGFGFFDEELTGNSLDDVKNLVKSYPDNPDVHRIINQYVDKREIMVF; encoded by the coding sequence ATGTACGCTATTGTTGACATAGAAACGACGGGAAGCGCGGCGGCCTATGGTAAGATCACGGAAATTGCCATTCTTATCCACGATGGACAGCGTGTGGTGGATGAATACCAGACATTGATCAATCCAGAATGTGGTATTCCTATGGGTATTACATCACTCACTGGTATTTCTAATGAGATGGTGATGAACGCTCCTAAGTTTTACGAGGTAGCCAAAGATATTCATCAGCTTTTAGAAGGTAATATTTTTGTGGCACACAATGTCAACTTCGATTACTCTTTCATCAAAAAGGAATTTGTAGAACTTGGTGGCACGCTCAATTTACCAAAATTGTGTACTGTGCGACTCAGCCGAAAAATATTCCCAGGTCTAAAATCATACAGCCTTGGTCGACTTGCCGATCATTTTCAGATAGAAAATGCTGCTAGACACAGAGCGATGGGGGATGCCCGTGCTACGGCGGAGTTAATGGATTTATTAATTCAGAATGATTCAGGCCAGATAAAAGAGTTTTTGAAGAAGAATTCAAAGGAGTCCGACTTGCCACCGAATTTGCCTAAAGAGACTTTTGCCAACCTACCAGAACTTACGGGTGTTTATTATTTTCATGATGAGCACGGTAAAGTACTTTACGTTGGTAAGGCAAATAATATAAAAGGTCGGGTTAGAAATCATTTTTCTTCTACTGACGTCATTTATAAGCAGGGACTGAAAGATCAAATTCGAGATATTACCTTTGAATTGTGTGGTGACGAGATGATCGCTTTCCTGTTAGAATCATTTGAGATCAAGAGACTATTTCCACCGTTCAATAAAGCCCAGAAATACCCTTCTAGAAAATATGGGATCTACCATTACGAAGATTCTCGAGGTTATCATCGGCTTTCGATTGGGAAAGTACAAAAGGGTCACATCCCGCTAAAGTCATTCACATCATTTGATAAAGCGCGCACGTTTTTGATTCAATTTGTGAAAGAACATGGTTTGGACCCAGAACTGTGCAGCTTACCCGCTTCTATGATGAAATACTTCGGTTATTCATTTGCAGCTTCGGACCAGGAAGCGTTAAAAGAACGCTTTAAAAATGCCTTAGCATCCATCAATGAGGTAAAAGATACCTATTGTTTATTTGGCGAAGGACGTACAATAGGAGAACGAAGCGTGGTGCTTGTAGAAGAGGGACTATACCGTGGTTTTGGTTTTTTTGACGAGGAGTTAACTGGAAATTCCTTGGATGATGTTAAGAATTTGGTGAAAAGCTATCCTGATAATCCCGACGTGCATAGGATAATTAATCAGTATGTTGACAAGAGAGAAATTATGGTTTTTTGA
- a CDS encoding alpha/beta hydrolase family protein, with translation MPSFSKPSRRLTLFFVSVLILCFSQSIAQDSKKTLTVRDYEQWESLGFRSVFSPDGNWFFYEIRRNNKKNEIRLHNLKTNTLKVLSEGSRAQFSANSKWLGYFENPSAEAREKSKTPLRSTFRLMNLTGSDSLEVKDVSGFSFTDDGKFLAMKRYPTKGKKSKGSDLVIRNLETGQEFNFGNVAGYDWKDESSWVAMTIDADGQAGNGVQLFDPLSGTLNVLDSKAATYSGLKWREGSNDLAIFRSFKEDGYKEESQHVLVWQNLNSKKETKTVFDQGQFESFPEHHKVITARSLTWSDNGDYLFFAIKQWEQEPAKKDKKDGEEKETYQDLTDEAPALQIWHSKDVKVIPEQELSASRRRDNQFMSVWHIGKKKFVQLENELVESVNIQTDHPILLGVDATPYEKEAMFGRASRDMYLVDIVTGSNTKILTDVNSLGSISPNGEDVPYVKGDDYYIYNLKKKEHVRLTNGEAIFLNYDDDHPTPKRRPYGIIAWEKSGNSFFVNSKYDVWQLSVNGKNNRRLTNGKSDEIRHRYTFLEFEDFIDQNEPMYLSTFGYKSKKSGYARVIPGKELEQLIWEDARLSRLNKAEHADVYAYSSETFSDSPDFFVASKSFKNAKQVSETNPFQKDFAWGKAELVEYTNANGKKLQGALYYPANYEPGKKYPMITYIYELLSDGLHSYSLPSQTSYYSRTVFTQNGYFVLRPDIVFDAGDPGISSVRTMEAAVKAVVDKGIVDEKRVGLVGHSWGGYQAGFAVTQTDIFAASVAGAGLTNLTSMAGMIAWAFGGAPENEHFEVSQERMVVPIYEDVEGYVRNSSIFNVEKLNTPLLFEVGDNDKNVDWRQGIEYYNAARRARKQFVLLVYANEGHGLRAEKNSSDYQYRILKWFGHYLKGEEAEPWINQGIPYEEQMKSLKNWKK, from the coding sequence ATGCCATCTTTTTCAAAGCCTAGTAGGCGACTTACCCTATTTTTTGTTTCGGTTCTTATCTTATGTTTTTCCCAGTCCATTGCCCAGGATAGTAAAAAAACACTCACGGTTCGTGATTACGAACAATGGGAAAGTCTTGGTTTTAGGAGTGTTTTTTCACCCGATGGAAATTGGTTTTTTTATGAAATCAGAAGAAATAACAAGAAGAACGAAATAAGACTTCATAACCTCAAGACAAATACGCTCAAAGTACTGTCAGAAGGCTCTAGGGCGCAATTTTCTGCAAATAGTAAATGGCTTGGCTATTTCGAGAACCCGTCGGCAGAAGCTAGAGAAAAAAGCAAAACGCCACTAAGAAGTACATTCAGGCTGATGAATTTGACAGGGTCTGATAGCTTAGAAGTTAAAGACGTTAGCGGATTCAGTTTTACTGATGATGGTAAGTTTTTGGCGATGAAACGTTACCCAACGAAGGGTAAAAAAAGTAAAGGCAGTGATCTTGTCATAAGAAACCTAGAAACTGGTCAAGAATTCAATTTTGGAAATGTAGCAGGCTATGACTGGAAAGATGAAAGCAGCTGGGTAGCTATGACAATCGATGCCGATGGGCAAGCAGGAAATGGAGTTCAGCTTTTTGACCCCTTAAGCGGTACTCTCAACGTGCTGGACAGTAAGGCCGCAACATATAGCGGGTTAAAATGGCGAGAAGGAAGCAATGATTTGGCCATATTTAGGAGCTTTAAAGAGGACGGCTATAAAGAAGAAAGTCAGCATGTTTTGGTCTGGCAGAATTTAAATTCAAAAAAGGAAACTAAAACTGTATTTGATCAAGGCCAATTTGAAAGCTTTCCTGAGCACCATAAAGTAATTACCGCAAGATCTTTGACCTGGTCAGACAATGGTGATTACTTGTTCTTTGCTATAAAACAGTGGGAACAAGAGCCTGCAAAAAAAGACAAAAAAGATGGCGAGGAGAAAGAAACTTACCAAGATCTGACAGATGAAGCACCCGCACTCCAGATTTGGCATAGTAAGGATGTAAAAGTGATTCCAGAACAAGAATTATCTGCTTCTAGAAGAAGGGATAATCAATTTATGTCTGTTTGGCATATCGGTAAAAAGAAATTCGTCCAGTTAGAAAATGAACTCGTCGAATCTGTTAACATACAAACCGATCATCCAATTCTTTTAGGAGTAGATGCTACGCCCTATGAAAAAGAAGCCATGTTCGGCAGGGCTAGTAGAGATATGTACTTAGTAGATATTGTTACTGGATCAAATACAAAAATACTCACTGATGTCAATTCACTTGGATCAATTAGCCCTAATGGTGAAGATGTTCCGTATGTAAAAGGGGATGATTACTATATCTATAATTTAAAGAAGAAAGAGCACGTGAGGCTAACAAACGGTGAAGCAATCTTTCTGAATTATGATGATGATCATCCAACACCGAAAAGACGGCCATATGGTATAATAGCTTGGGAAAAAAGCGGAAACTCTTTCTTTGTTAATTCAAAATATGATGTTTGGCAGCTCTCAGTAAATGGTAAGAATAATAGGAGGCTTACAAATGGCAAATCAGATGAGATAAGACATCGATATACATTTCTTGAGTTCGAAGATTTTATTGACCAAAATGAACCGATGTACCTAAGCACATTTGGTTACAAGTCCAAAAAGTCTGGTTATGCTAGAGTCATACCTGGAAAAGAACTAGAGCAATTGATCTGGGAAGATGCAAGGCTGAGCCGTTTGAATAAGGCTGAGCATGCTGACGTATATGCCTACAGCTCAGAAACATTTAGTGACTCACCCGACTTTTTTGTCGCTTCTAAAAGCTTTAAGAACGCAAAGCAAGTGTCAGAAACAAATCCATTTCAAAAGGATTTCGCTTGGGGAAAAGCTGAACTTGTTGAGTATACAAATGCCAATGGTAAGAAACTTCAGGGTGCCTTATATTATCCTGCGAACTACGAGCCAGGTAAAAAGTATCCTATGATCACCTACATCTATGAGCTTCTGTCGGATGGTTTGCATTCCTATAGTTTGCCATCGCAGACAAGTTATTACAGTCGTACTGTGTTTACGCAAAATGGCTATTTCGTACTCAGACCAGATATTGTATTCGATGCTGGAGATCCAGGTATTTCATCCGTTAGAACCATGGAAGCTGCAGTAAAAGCAGTAGTGGATAAGGGAATTGTCGATGAGAAGAGAGTAGGCCTTGTGGGGCACTCATGGGGCGGCTATCAGGCTGGTTTTGCAGTAACACAAACGGATATTTTTGCGGCAAGCGTTGCAGGAGCAGGGCTGACTAATTTAACCAGCATGGCGGGAATGATTGCCTGGGCCTTCGGTGGCGCACCTGAAAACGAACATTTCGAGGTTAGCCAAGAACGGATGGTCGTCCCTATTTATGAGGATGTAGAAGGTTATGTAAGAAACTCGTCCATTTTTAACGTAGAAAAGCTGAATACGCCGCTACTCTTTGAAGTGGGTGATAATGACAAGAATGTCGATTGGCGCCAGGGTATTGAGTATTACAATGCTGCGAGACGTGCAAGAAAACAGTTTGTTTTGTTGGTTTATGCCAACGAGGGGCATGGTTTACGTGCCGAAAAGAATAGCTCAGACTATCAATACCGCATTTTAAAATGGTTTGGGCACTATCTCAAAGGAGAAGAAGCCGAGCCTTGGATTAATCAAGGTATACCATATGAGGAACAAATGAAGAGCCTGAAAAACTGGAAGAAGTAA
- a CDS encoding PIG-L family deacetylase — protein MKFQIKILALLILSTFSLKSFSQAPVKLNAAEIKQALNKLEVLGSVLYVAAHPDDENTRLIGYMANEKNLRTAYMAMTRGDGGQNLVGTEIREYLGIIRTQELLAARRRDGGEQFFTRTNDFGFSKNPDETFNTWDKDDALADVVWNVRRFRPDIMITRFDSARVPGGRMHGHHTASSLLAIEAFDLANDPNAYPEQLKYVEPWQPKGLYWNTYNFRGNNSGSFSDQEGYYELDLGAYNPLLGKSYDEISAISRSQHKSQGFGSTGNRGELREYLKLWKGEAPKNDVFEKIDQTWSRVKGGEAIGKLISQANQAYNLENPAAIVPTLLQARSAIVNLKDEYWKNVKLKELDLVIKSAMGLYLEVAATTYSAVPGEMVPIYYEAINRSDVNAKILSIEIPSIKKTIRIDKSLVNNKRLRANDSIRITPDMEYSQPFWLVDEASLGMYQVNDQELIGLAENPGMITAHFKLEIDGKPYEYATDLVYKRNDRVKGEFYRPFVITPPVMADIKESVLVFPNNEPKTVNVVVKSGRTNVKGAVRLNLPAGWKSNPAFVSYDLKEKNQEFSAEFSVLPPSNPEEAYIGVQATYNGKSYDRGLKVIEYDHIPIQTIFPKSNTKVVRAEINRSNQYVGYIMGSGDAIPESLEQVGYTVTVLDPNNITAENLEPFDAVIVGVRAYNTIERMSVIQPRLMEYVKTGGTVITQYNTSMRNQPDIGPYPFQISRDRVTVEEAPVTILAPDHPIINGPNKITQKDFEGWVQERGLYFPNRWDDKYTPILSSNDPGETPKNGGLLVAEYGEGHFVYTGYSWFRELPAGVPGAFRIFTNMISLGKERPKNTALKSVETDNK, from the coding sequence ATGAAATTTCAAATTAAGATTCTCGCCTTACTGATCTTATCGACTTTCAGCCTTAAGTCTTTTAGTCAGGCACCTGTTAAGCTAAACGCCGCTGAGATTAAGCAAGCCTTAAATAAATTGGAGGTGCTTGGATCTGTCTTATACGTAGCGGCACATCCCGATGATGAAAATACTAGACTCATAGGGTACATGGCCAATGAGAAAAATCTTAGAACCGCATATATGGCGATGACCAGAGGTGATGGTGGTCAGAATTTGGTTGGTACTGAAATAAGAGAATATCTCGGTATCATTAGGACGCAAGAGCTTTTAGCCGCCAGAAGAAGAGATGGTGGAGAGCAGTTTTTTACCAGAACAAATGACTTTGGTTTCTCTAAAAATCCCGACGAAACTTTCAACACTTGGGATAAAGATGACGCGCTTGCTGATGTAGTTTGGAATGTTAGAAGGTTCAGACCCGACATTATGATTACGCGCTTTGACTCCGCCAGAGTACCGGGTGGTAGAATGCATGGACACCATACGGCCTCATCGTTACTGGCCATTGAAGCATTTGATTTGGCGAATGATCCAAACGCATACCCTGAACAATTAAAGTATGTAGAACCTTGGCAACCAAAAGGACTTTACTGGAATACGTACAACTTTAGAGGTAATAATAGTGGATCGTTTTCAGATCAGGAAGGCTATTATGAGCTAGATCTAGGTGCTTATAATCCGCTTTTAGGTAAGTCATATGACGAAATATCGGCAATTAGTAGAAGTCAACATAAGTCTCAGGGTTTTGGTAGTACAGGTAATAGAGGAGAGTTAAGAGAATACTTAAAACTTTGGAAAGGTGAAGCACCGAAAAATGATGTCTTCGAAAAAATCGATCAGACTTGGAGTAGAGTAAAGGGAGGAGAAGCTATCGGTAAACTGATTAGCCAAGCCAATCAAGCATATAATTTAGAGAATCCTGCCGCGATCGTACCAACACTCTTACAAGCAAGAAGTGCAATCGTCAACCTAAAAGACGAATACTGGAAGAATGTTAAGTTAAAAGAGCTAGACTTGGTCATTAAATCTGCTATGGGGCTTTATTTAGAAGTAGCAGCAACAACTTATAGTGCCGTACCAGGAGAAATGGTGCCTATTTACTATGAAGCCATCAATCGATCCGATGTCAATGCCAAAATTCTTTCTATTGAAATTCCGTCCATTAAAAAGACAATTAGAATAGATAAGTCGCTTGTCAATAACAAAAGGCTTCGTGCCAATGATTCAATTCGTATCACGCCAGATATGGAGTACTCTCAGCCTTTCTGGTTAGTAGATGAAGCTTCGTTGGGCATGTATCAGGTGAACGATCAAGAACTTATAGGTTTAGCTGAAAACCCAGGTATGATTACCGCTCATTTCAAATTAGAAATTGACGGAAAACCTTACGAGTATGCGACTGACTTGGTTTATAAAAGAAATGATAGAGTAAAAGGCGAGTTTTACAGACCTTTTGTGATTACACCGCCCGTAATGGCCGATATAAAAGAAAGCGTTTTAGTATTTCCGAATAACGAACCAAAGACAGTCAATGTGGTCGTCAAGTCGGGTAGAACGAATGTCAAAGGTGCCGTTCGTTTAAATTTGCCAGCAGGCTGGAAGTCTAATCCCGCATTTGTTTCCTACGATCTAAAAGAAAAAAATCAAGAGTTTTCAGCGGAGTTTAGCGTTTTGCCACCTAGCAATCCAGAAGAAGCTTACATTGGAGTTCAGGCTACTTATAATGGTAAAAGCTATGACCGAGGATTGAAGGTTATTGAATATGATCACATTCCGATTCAGACCATTTTCCCTAAAAGTAATACTAAGGTAGTACGTGCTGAGATTAACCGATCGAATCAATATGTCGGGTACATCATGGGGTCTGGAGATGCCATTCCTGAGAGTTTGGAGCAAGTAGGCTATACAGTGACAGTACTAGACCCAAATAATATCACAGCTGAAAACCTCGAGCCCTTTGACGCAGTAATTGTGGGTGTGAGAGCCTACAATACAATTGAGCGAATGAGTGTAATACAACCGCGGTTGATGGAATATGTAAAAACTGGCGGTACAGTGATTACACAGTACAATACCTCTATGAGAAATCAACCAGATATTGGGCCATATCCGTTTCAAATTTCAAGAGATCGGGTAACTGTAGAAGAAGCACCAGTTACGATTTTGGCCCCTGACCATCCAATTATTAACGGACCGAATAAAATTACCCAGAAGGATTTTGAGGGTTGGGTACAAGAACGTGGCCTCTATTTTCCAAATAGATGGGATGATAAATACACACCAATACTTTCAAGCAACGATCCTGGTGAAACTCCTAAAAACGGTGGTTTACTAGTAGCAGAATATGGCGAAGGTCATTTCGTCTATACTGGTTATTCTTGGTTTAGAGAATTACCAGCTGGCGTACCAGGAGCGTTTAGAATTTTTACTAATATGATTTCTTTAGGCAAAGAAAGACCTAAGAACACAGCCTTGAAATCAGTAGAAACCGACAACAAATGA
- a CDS encoding sodium:solute symporter has product MSTIDWIVLFGTLVSIVAYGVWKTRSDNDINSYLRGGDDVKWWAIGLSIMATQASAITFLSTPGQAYTEGMGFVQFYFGLPLAMIIISVFFLPIYYKLKVYTAYEYLESRFDMKTRMLAAFIFLVQRGLAAGITIYAPSIILSSLLDWDLRATNIVIGVLVIIYTVSGGTKAVTQTQKTQMAVMMGGMILAGILVLNSLPSGVKVTDALHVAGKMGKLNVVDFTFDLKNKYSFWSGMTGAVFLFLSYFGTDQSQVQRYLSGKSLSESRLGLMMNGLLKVPMQFIILFIGAMVFVFYQYNQPPIFFNETLKEEVYQTDQADDFRQYEGEYADVFSEKLAAVEGLNEAVRSGNEEAIDQATIRVNELQAESDTLRKRAIELVGKAVPGAETKDTDYIFMDFVLKNMPIGIVGLLFAVIFSAAMSSTSSELNALGSTTTIDFYKRRVNQGASDDHYLKYSKLFTLGWGILAIIVASTLSLFDNLIEAVNLIGSLFYPTVLGIFVVAFFFKKVSSNAVFIGALLSQAAIILIHYLNTIDAAGVFTMGFLWYNALGCILVVVFSLIINQLGRNK; this is encoded by the coding sequence ATGAGCACTATAGACTGGATTGTACTTTTTGGTACTCTTGTATCCATAGTAGCCTATGGGGTTTGGAAAACAAGAAGTGATAACGATATTAATAGCTATTTAAGAGGAGGAGATGATGTAAAATGGTGGGCCATTGGCTTGTCAATTATGGCGACTCAAGCTAGCGCGATTACATTTTTATCGACCCCTGGACAGGCATACACAGAAGGAATGGGATTTGTCCAATTCTATTTCGGACTACCGTTAGCCATGATTATTATTTCAGTTTTCTTCCTGCCGATCTATTACAAATTAAAAGTTTATACAGCCTACGAATACCTAGAGTCTCGATTCGATATGAAGACGCGTATGTTAGCAGCCTTCATATTCCTTGTACAAAGGGGCCTTGCCGCTGGAATTACTATTTACGCACCGTCTATCATACTCTCGTCTTTACTCGATTGGGACTTAAGAGCTACCAATATCGTAATCGGTGTGCTTGTCATCATATACACGGTGTCAGGGGGGACCAAGGCGGTTACCCAAACACAAAAGACGCAAATGGCTGTGATGATGGGAGGGATGATCCTTGCTGGTATTCTTGTGCTCAACTCTTTACCAAGTGGAGTTAAAGTGACAGATGCCCTACATGTAGCAGGTAAAATGGGAAAACTAAACGTCGTTGATTTCACTTTCGATCTAAAAAATAAATACAGCTTTTGGTCAGGTATGACCGGAGCCGTCTTTTTATTCCTATCCTATTTTGGAACAGATCAGTCCCAAGTTCAACGATATCTATCAGGCAAATCACTATCTGAAAGCCGTTTAGGCCTTATGATGAATGGTTTGCTTAAAGTACCAATGCAGTTTATCATCCTATTTATAGGCGCAATGGTATTTGTGTTCTACCAATACAATCAACCGCCGATCTTTTTTAATGAAACGTTAAAAGAGGAAGTCTACCAAACCGATCAAGCGGATGACTTCAGGCAATATGAAGGAGAGTACGCTGATGTTTTCTCAGAGAAACTAGCGGCTGTGGAAGGTTTGAATGAAGCGGTGAGGTCTGGCAATGAGGAGGCAATCGATCAAGCCACGATTCGTGTCAATGAGTTACAGGCAGAATCTGATACTTTAAGAAAAAGAGCAATAGAACTAGTGGGTAAAGCAGTGCCTGGTGCTGAAACCAAAGATACTGACTATATCTTTATGGATTTTGTGCTTAAAAACATGCCGATCGGTATAGTAGGATTATTATTTGCCGTAATCTTTTCGGCTGCTATGTCATCAACATCATCAGAACTCAATGCGCTTGGGAGTACCACTACCATAGACTTTTATAAACGGCGAGTTAACCAAGGAGCGTCAGATGATCATTATCTAAAATATTCGAAACTGTTTACTTTAGGATGGGGGATTCTGGCCATTATAGTGGCGTCTACATTAAGTCTCTTTGATAATCTAATTGAGGCAGTAAATCTCATTGGATCGTTGTTCTATCCAACAGTACTCGGAATATTCGTGGTCGCTTTCTTTTTTAAGAAGGTAAGCTCAAATGCTGTTTTTATAGGTGCATTGTTAAGTCAAGCAGCGATTATCCTGATCCATTATCTCAATACAATTGATGCTGCTGGGGTCTTTACCATGGGCTTTCTATGGTATAATGCGTTGGGTTGTATACTCGTAGTTGTATTTAGTTTGATCATCAATCAGCTGGGCAGAAATAAGTAG
- a CDS encoding TraB/GumN family protein — MIFAAKGNRKYTHLNPKSTFLSFSLILGISILWGCDQKERKVSIDENTVISYLDNNSFALSTSDSKPFDLSPLDDSFKRKRIILLGEVHGSQINEKLDLEIFKYLYQKHGVRHYLGESGYGMGLLINEYIQTGDEQLLKSIFQLWSGTFSGTQQNYERIKALRAFNVSLPSYAKFKYVGIDLEQQFGAGFLAIKRFLFDDLNYYDKSIRQALASFVSFQNNNFNSVNAYCQYFLQQIRKESLVESYKRAFGKHYQEVELILENMIMRHALHQNPKSYIAKRENQITENLDFIMNQDPIGNFYGKWGAFHIWKNNVGNQPSSFIKLAIKRGVINKDDVLSIPIFYSNSYYADKNSDFRSTSISSMAFPENLTSNETSSIKFYRLNEESSPFLEHMLLIEGEEGVVTDYFTEFIKISGSKAATRLIF; from the coding sequence TTGATATTTGCTGCAAAAGGAAACAGAAAATACACTCATTTGAACCCCAAAAGCACCTTTTTAAGTTTTTCACTCATTTTAGGAATTTCCATTCTATGGGGTTGTGATCAAAAAGAGCGTAAAGTCTCTATTGATGAAAACACGGTAATATCTTATCTCGACAATAATAGTTTTGCCCTTTCTACAAGTGATTCTAAGCCTTTTGACCTATCTCCACTCGATGATTCTTTCAAAAGGAAGCGAATCATTCTATTAGGTGAAGTTCATGGAAGTCAGATCAATGAAAAGCTAGACTTAGAAATCTTCAAATACCTTTATCAAAAGCATGGCGTCAGGCACTATTTGGGAGAAAGTGGCTATGGAATGGGCTTGCTGATCAATGAGTATATACAAACTGGTGATGAACAGCTCCTAAAGTCAATTTTCCAATTGTGGTCAGGTACTTTCAGCGGTACTCAACAAAACTATGAGCGGATCAAAGCGCTAAGGGCTTTTAACGTTAGTTTACCTTCTTATGCGAAATTCAAATACGTTGGAATTGACTTAGAGCAGCAATTTGGTGCGGGTTTCTTGGCCATCAAGAGATTTTTATTCGACGATCTGAATTATTATGATAAATCGATTCGGCAAGCCTTGGCCTCTTTCGTAAGTTTTCAAAACAACAACTTCAACAGTGTAAACGCCTACTGTCAATACTTTTTACAACAAATTCGAAAAGAAAGCTTGGTGGAAAGTTATAAGAGGGCTTTTGGCAAACACTATCAGGAAGTGGAGTTGATTCTTGAAAACATGATTATGCGGCATGCCTTACACCAAAACCCAAAAAGCTATATCGCTAAACGTGAAAATCAAATTACTGAGAATTTAGACTTCATTATGAATCAAGATCCCATCGGTAATTTTTACGGCAAATGGGGTGCTTTTCACATCTGGAAAAACAATGTCGGAAATCAACCCAGTAGCTTTATCAAACTGGCGATTAAAAGAGGTGTAATCAATAAAGATGACGTCTTAAGCATTCCCATTTTTTATTCTAATAGCTACTATGCTGATAAAAACAGTGATTTTAGGTCAACCTCAATCTCTTCTATGGCTTTTCCAGAGAATTTGACCTCTAATGAAACCTCCTCAATAAAATTCTATCGGTTAAACGAAGAAAGTTCACCTTTCCTAGAACACATGCTGCTAATAGAAGGCGAAGAAGGTGTTGTTACTGATTATTTCACTGAATTCATTAAAATCAGTGGTTCTAAGGCAGCTACTAGATTGATCTTTTGA
- a CDS encoding YebC/PmpR family DNA-binding transcriptional regulator, whose product MGRAFEFRKGRKLKRWGMMSRVFPKLGKAITMAAKEGGPDPDMNAALRTAIQNAKAQNMPKDNIDGAIKRATSKDVEAYVEMNYEGKGPHGVLVFVECATDNQNRTVANVRSYFNKAEGALVPTGSLEYMFTRKAVFEFEKTDEMDLEELEFELIDAGLEEIEEELEENEQGEEINTVSVYGDYTNFGSLQAALEGLKIDVKSANLKRFPTTPVEFSDEQLEEIEKMLDKLEDDDDVQAVYTNIA is encoded by the coding sequence ATGGGAAGAGCATTCGAATTTCGGAAGGGTAGAAAATTAAAACGATGGGGCATGATGTCTCGCGTTTTTCCAAAACTAGGTAAAGCCATCACTATGGCAGCCAAAGAGGGCGGACCTGATCCTGATATGAATGCGGCGTTGAGAACAGCAATTCAAAACGCAAAGGCTCAAAATATGCCCAAAGATAATATCGACGGGGCAATCAAAAGGGCGACCAGTAAGGACGTTGAAGCCTATGTAGAAATGAACTACGAGGGTAAGGGTCCTCATGGTGTATTAGTCTTTGTGGAATGTGCTACAGACAATCAAAACCGTACGGTTGCCAACGTAAGGTCTTATTTCAATAAAGCCGAAGGCGCGTTAGTTCCTACGGGTTCTTTAGAATACATGTTTACACGAAAAGCAGTTTTTGAATTCGAAAAAACTGATGAGATGGATTTAGAAGAGCTAGAGTTTGAATTGATTGACGCTGGTTTAGAAGAAATAGAAGAAGAGTTAGAGGAGAACGAGCAAGGGGAAGAAATCAATACGGTTTCCGTTTACGGTGACTACACTAATTTCGGTTCGTTACAGGCAGCCTTGGAAGGACTTAAAATTGATGTAAAAAGTGCCAACCTGAAACGCTTCCCAACAACACCAGTTGAGTTTTCTGATGAGCAGTTAGAAGAAATAGAGAAAATGCTGGATAAGCTTGAAGACGACGATGACGTTCAGGCTGTCTATACAAATATTGCATAA
- a CDS encoding histidine triad nucleotide-binding protein — protein sequence MLRITIPLIFLSLSFQGFAQSKAYELEKAKKLAVKSPFQKIWDGELPAEVVYKDSEIIAFVPLRRQTPVHFLIVPKKRIPTIADLKDEDLHLIGKMYKVARDLAKEYKISETGYRLSINTNEDSGQSVFHIHLHLLGGMKVGPMVTQSYVDPRQKKEDK from the coding sequence ATGCTCAGAATAACAATTCCATTAATTTTTCTATCCTTAAGTTTTCAGGGGTTCGCACAATCTAAGGCATATGAGCTAGAGAAGGCGAAGAAACTCGCGGTTAAATCTCCTTTCCAGAAGATTTGGGATGGAGAACTACCGGCAGAAGTAGTTTACAAAGACAGTGAAATAATCGCTTTCGTTCCGCTTAGACGTCAAACACCTGTTCATTTCTTAATAGTACCGAAAAAGCGTATTCCAACGATAGCTGATCTGAAGGACGAAGACCTACATTTGATAGGAAAAATGTATAAAGTAGCACGTGATTTAGCCAAAGAATACAAAATCTCAGAAACAGGATACCGACTTTCTATCAACACCAATGAAGATTCTGGGCAATCTGTGTTTCACATCCATTTGCATTTGCTTGGCGGTATGAAAGTAGGTCCCATGGTGACACAATCCTATGTAGACCCGCGGCAGAAAAAAGAGGATAAATAA